TGAACCGTTGGGACCGATTATACCATTGATTTGACCGGCCTTAAAAAACAGGTTTTTCTCTTGAATATCCAGAACCGTCTTTGGGCCATAGTTTTTCTTGAGCTGATTAATTCTTAAGTTCATCCAGATCTCCGATCACAAATTTATAGAGAATTGAATTGGTGATAAATGAAATTGACATCAAAATGAGTCCCATGGCGATGGATAAGCTGTACTCACCCATGTTGTTATTCATGGCAATAAAGGTAGTCATAACTCGGGTATAGCCCTTAATATTACCACCCACAATCATCACAGCGCCCACTTCTGAGATTGCTCTGCCAAATCCTGTTACCAGTGCGATCATGATGGTTGTCCGCAGTTCAGAGATTATCAGCAGCAGCAGGGTCAAGCCTTTAGCACCCAAAGTTTTACCTGTTTCCACAATCTCCTGCCCGTTACTGGTTGCATAGTTGAAAATGACGCCTGTTATGATTGGCGTAACCAGAAAGGTTTGGGCAATTATCATGGCAGTTGCGGTATACATGAGTTTATATTGACCAAATGGTCCTGAACGGGCTAACATTAGAGCGGTGAATAAACCAATAATAACTGGCGGAAAAGACATAAAAGTGTAAAGCATTCGGGAAACCCATTTCTTACCTCTGAACTGGTGGATGCCCAGAAAAACACCTGAGGGAACACCAATCACTGTGCTGATGGCTGTGGAAGTAAAAGATACGAATAATGACAAAGAGACGATCTGGTAAATTTCCGGATCGAGAGATATAATGAGTTGTATGGCTTCTTTAAAACCGTCAAGTATATAATCCATTTTTATGACTCCAATATCTGGAAGATGGTATTTATACTATCAAAAAGCCAGCTAAATCAGCTGACTTTTTAATAGTATATTTCAGATTCTCGAGGGATCTGATGCTACATTTATTTATTCACCAGCGTTAGGTGTGAATAAAGGATCGCCGGCAATTGTATACTCGCCAATTAATGTTTGAGTTTCAGCTGAAAGAATCCAGTCAATAAAAGACTGAGCACCATCTGCATTAATCTGTTCATTGATCTCAGGATTAACAGCAATAACACCATACTGGTTAAAGAGTAAAGGATCGCCTTCACATACTACATCAAGGTCAATTGTGTCTTTCATGTTAATATAAGTTGCTCGGTCAGAAAGGGTATATCCCAGCATTTCATTGGCTACTGTGATGGTATCCCCCATGCCTGATCCAGTTCTGACATACCAGTCACCATCAGGAGTAATACCTGCAGCTTCCCAAATGGCCAACTCTTTTGAGTTAGTACCGGATTTGTCATCACGAGATACAAAAGTAGCTGGAGTTGTAGAAATCTGTGTAAAAGCAGCAACAACATCATCGGCGGCTGAGGTCATAACCATAGCTGGATCAGTTGTTGGTCCCAGTACGACAAAGTCGTTGTACATTACATCGAACCGTTCAAGGCCGTAACCATCAGCGACAAACTGTTCTTCCTGTGATTTGGCATGAACAAGCAGCACATCGGCTTCACCGTTTTGTCCCATTTCCAGGGCTTTACCAGTACCGACAGCAACAACTTTTACAGCAATGCCAGTCTGGGCTTCAAAATCTGGAATGATAACATCAAGCAAACCACTGTCCTGGGTACTGGTCGTTGTAGCCAGAATAATTTCACCATTTGAGCCGGCTTCGAGAGGCTCATCACTTGCTGTGTCAGTGCTGCTGCAGGCAGTAAAACTTAAAACAGTCAGAATACTTAATAACAATACTCCTAGTTTAACCGAAAATCTTTTCTTTTTCATTTCTTCCTCCTAAAATATATAATACAGGTATCCCTGTTTTCAGGGCAATAAAAAACGACTGAAATCAGTCGTGCAGAATAAAAACCATCCTCTACACACTGGAAAGCGCAACCGTTTCCAGTTGCACTCTATCGACTTGAAAACCATAGATAACCTTTAGGCCTGCAAGTTCGGATTGCTTCTTGCTAGCTAGTGTAACAAAAAACCTGATGTCAGTCAATATAAACATAAGTGAACAAGAATCTATTAATGATTTTAAAGTCTACGAGAATATAAAAATAAAAGGGTTATGATCAGGAGATTCTGGAGATGACAAAAAATCATCAGTGCTAGTAAGGCAGACGTGTTGACAGTGTACATAGTGAGTGATACTATGATGAAAATAGTAAAGTTGGGGAAAAACATGAAAATGATAAAAGTATGCATCGGCAGCTCCTGTCATGTCAGAGGATCTTATCAGGTGGTGCAGATTTTTAAACGTTTACTTAAAGATAAAAATCTTCAAGAAGATTTTGTACTGGAAGGCTCATTTTGTATGGGACATTGTCAGGATGGGGTGTCAGTGGAATGCGAAGGGAACTTTTACTCGGTAACAGAGGACACGGCAGAGTTTATATTCACTCAGATAACAGGAGAAAAGTAATTGGGAATTATTGATTTTTCTAAGGATAAGTGCCGGAATTGCTATAAATGCATCAAGGTTTGTCCGGTAAAAGCCATAAAACTAATGGATAAGCATGCCCAGATCGTTTCTGATAAGTGTATTGGCTGTGGCGACTGTATAAAGATATGTCCACAGAATGCTAAGGAAATTCAAAGTGATCTTAACCTGGTCAAAGAGTGGTTGGGCAATGTACAGATAGCAGTTAGTCTGGCAGGTGTTTTTCCGGCTACGGCTGACCTGCCTCATCCCCGACAGTATTTGGGGGCTTTACGAAAATTGGGCTTTACCGTTATCGAAGAGATGTCTGTGGCTATCGATGAGCTTGCCCGCGAAATTGAGCTTGAATTTAACAGCGATAGGCAATTTGTGATTAACTCTTCCTGCTCGGCCATTAATAATTTGATTGAAAAGTATTACCCTGATTATATTGGTTACCTCAGCAAGGCTGTTTCACCAATGGTAGCCCATGGAAAAATGCTAAAGAGCCGATATCCTGAGTATAAAATTGTTGTGATAGGGCCCTGCCTGGCAGCAAAAAACGAAATTGCAGAGCCGCAGGTTGAGAATATAATCGATGCTGTTTTAACTTTTGATGATTTAAGACAATGGTTAAGTGATGAAGGGATTAACCCGCAAGAAAGCGAGTTGGAAGAATTTGATGCTTTTGACGGCAATCAGTATGAAAGTTGGCCAATGGCATTTGGATTAACCGATAATGATACGAAAAAATTCACGACTGATCGAAAAATTATCCGCATCGAAGGAGTCGAAAACTGTATGGCTTTTTTTGCGGATATTGGAAAGCTCAAGAAAAATTATTGGATCCAGATGCGGACTTGTGAAGAGGGATGCATGAATGGTCCGGGAAATATTCTGACCAGGCTGACCAAATATGAAAAAATTGAAATGATTAATACTTATCTGGATCTAAACGCTGATAAAAAAATTAAGATCGGTATACCGGGTCTTGATTTTAAAAGAGAATTCACTGAGAATCCGGTCAGGCAGCTAGAAAAGATACCCGAAAAGGATCTGGAAGAGATTTTAATTCAAATGGGCAAATTTTCGCCTAAAGATGAACTCAATTGCGGGATATGCGGTTATGATTCCTGTCGGGATAAAGCCCGGGCTGTTTACTGGAATATGGCAGAAGTAGAAATGTGTCTGCCCCTGATTACAAATAAAAATGAGGCTATATCAAATTTGATCATTACAACGACACCGAATGCCATTGTGGTACTGGATAAAAAGTTTAGGGTTATCGAATTTAATGATGCAGCAGAACGCTTATTTAACATTAAACGGGAAGAAATCTTCCATTACAGGTTCATGGATATTTTGGATTACAATCCCTTCAAAAAGCTGAAATTTTCTAATGACAACAATTACACTGGCAAGGGGACTTACGAACGGGAAAACCGCGTTTTTATGGAAATTCTGACTTTTATTCCTGCTCAACAGCTATATATGGGGATTTTTATCGATGTGACAAAACAGGAACGGCAGGAAAAAGCGCTTCTTAAAATGCAGGAAGAAACCCTGAGTATGGCTCAGAAGGTGATCGATAAACAAATGCGGGTGGCTCATGAAATAGCGGGTTTATTGGGAGAAACCACAGCAGAAACCAAGGTCACTTTAACCAAGCTGCAAAAAGTGGTCAGAAATAGAGAGGAAGATATCTGATGCCATTATTTATGGATATTGCCACTGATTCGGTTAATAAAGTCAATGAAGAGTTGTGCGGGGACAATGTAGAAATTAGGATAAATGATGAAAGTAACATAGTTGTGCTGTCTGATGGGCTGGGAAGTGGTGTTAAAGCCAATATCCTGTCCACATTGACTTCGACCATTGCGGCAACCATGCTTGAAGAGAAAATGA
This genomic interval from Eubacteriaceae bacterium ES3 contains the following:
- a CDS encoding ABC transporter permease, coding for MDYILDGFKEAIQLIISLDPEIYQIVSLSLFVSFTSTAISTVIGVPSGVFLGIHQFRGKKWVSRMLYTFMSFPPVIIGLFTALMLARSGPFGQYKLMYTATAMIIAQTFLVTPIITGVIFNYATSNGQEIVETGKTLGAKGLTLLLLIISELRTTIMIALVTGFGRAISEVGAVMIVGGNIKGYTRVMTTFIAMNNNMGEYSLSIAMGLILMSISFITNSILYKFVIGDLDELKN
- a CDS encoding substrate-binding domain-containing protein; this encodes MKKKRFSVKLGVLLLSILTVLSFTACSSTDTASDEPLEAGSNGEIILATTTSTQDSGLLDVIIPDFEAQTGIAVKVVAVGTGKALEMGQNGEADVLLVHAKSQEEQFVADGYGLERFDVMYNDFVVLGPTTDPAMVMTSAADDVVAAFTQISTTPATFVSRDDKSGTNSKELAIWEAAGITPDGDWYVRTGSGMGDTITVANEMLGYTLSDRATYINMKDTIDLDVVCEGDPLLFNQYGVIAVNPEINEQINADGAQSFIDWILSAETQTLIGEYTIAGDPLFTPNAGE
- a CDS encoding (2Fe-2S) ferredoxin domain-containing protein; translated protein: MMKIVKLGKNMKMIKVCIGSSCHVRGSYQVVQIFKRLLKDKNLQEDFVLEGSFCMGHCQDGVSVECEGNFYSVTEDTAEFIFTQITGEK
- a CDS encoding [Fe-Fe] hydrogenase large subunit C-terminal domain-containing protein, with amino-acid sequence MGIIDFSKDKCRNCYKCIKVCPVKAIKLMDKHAQIVSDKCIGCGDCIKICPQNAKEIQSDLNLVKEWLGNVQIAVSLAGVFPATADLPHPRQYLGALRKLGFTVIEEMSVAIDELAREIELEFNSDRQFVINSSCSAINNLIEKYYPDYIGYLSKAVSPMVAHGKMLKSRYPEYKIVVIGPCLAAKNEIAEPQVENIIDAVLTFDDLRQWLSDEGINPQESELEEFDAFDGNQYESWPMAFGLTDNDTKKFTTDRKIIRIEGVENCMAFFADIGKLKKNYWIQMRTCEEGCMNGPGNILTRLTKYEKIEMINTYLDLNADKKIKIGIPGLDFKREFTENPVRQLEKIPEKDLEEILIQMGKFSPKDELNCGICGYDSCRDKARAVYWNMAEVEMCLPLITNKNEAISNLIITTTPNAIVVLDKKFRVIEFNDAAERLFNIKREEIFHYRFMDILDYNPFKKLKFSNDNNYTGKGTYERENRVFMEILTFIPAQQLYMGIFIDVTKQERQEKALLKMQEETLSMAQKVIDKQMRVAHEIAGLLGETTAETKVTLTKLQKVVRNREEDI